In the Agrococcus sp. Marseille-Q4369 genome, one interval contains:
- a CDS encoding undecaprenyl-diphosphate phosphatase, which produces MDWLIAIVLGALQGATEFLPISSSAHLRIAGELLPGAEDPGATFTAITQIGTELAVVIFFWRDISRIIAKWFGSFRGTVAKDDPDVKMGWLVIIGTVPIVIAGVLFQDLIRDQLRSLWITATVLIVFGVILGLADMLGKRVKTLETTTYRDGLLIGVAQVLALIPGVSRSGATVTMGRALGYERPAAAKYAFFLAVPAVFGSGFYEAYQAFTEPSSIGLGWGPTILATAVAFVVGLAVIRWLMAWISRRSFAPFVIYRIALGGVLLVALSAGWIEAL; this is translated from the coding sequence ATGGACTGGCTGATCGCGATCGTGCTCGGGGCGCTGCAGGGCGCCACCGAGTTCCTGCCCATCTCGTCGAGCGCCCACTTGCGCATCGCGGGCGAGCTGCTGCCCGGCGCGGAGGATCCCGGCGCGACGTTCACCGCGATCACGCAGATCGGCACCGAGCTCGCGGTCGTCATCTTCTTCTGGCGCGACATCTCCCGCATCATCGCGAAGTGGTTCGGCTCCTTCCGCGGCACAGTCGCGAAGGACGACCCCGACGTCAAGATGGGCTGGCTCGTCATCATCGGCACGGTGCCGATCGTCATCGCGGGCGTGCTCTTCCAGGACCTCATCCGCGACCAGCTGCGCAGCCTCTGGATCACCGCGACCGTGCTCATCGTGTTCGGCGTCATCCTCGGCCTCGCCGACATGCTGGGCAAGCGCGTCAAGACGCTCGAGACGACGACCTACCGCGACGGCCTGCTCATCGGCGTCGCGCAGGTGCTCGCGCTCATCCCGGGCGTCTCGCGCTCGGGGGCGACGGTCACGATGGGCCGCGCGCTCGGCTACGAGCGTCCCGCCGCGGCGAAGTACGCGTTCTTCCTCGCGGTGCCGGCCGTCTTCGGCTCGGGCTTCTACGAGGCCTACCAGGCCTTCACCGAGCCGTCGTCGATCGGCCTCGGCTGGGGCCCGACGATCCTCGCGACCGCCGTCGCCTTCGTCGTCGGTCTCGCCGTCATCCGCTGGCTCATGGCGTGGATCTCGCGCCGCAGCTTCGCGCCGTTCGTGATCTACCGCATCGCCCTCGGCGGCGTGCTGCTCGTCGCCCTCTCGGCCGGCTGGATCGAGGCCCTCTGA
- a CDS encoding D-alanyl-D-alanine carboxypeptidase has translation MSSRAPATARRTHPLVVLLRSLLVIALVAAVALAAAVLVAPAPAIAGEPVEAPAAELPAAQVEWPESARAAGYGVVGIDGGADVWQAWGSEEAHPMASVAKLVTVLIVLDAHPIEGDSRGALITLDRDDVDAQARAVRENAPIAPVFDGMQVTQRDLIEWSLVDSAGNAIWSLASWAFGGMDGFAAAAAAWTDRHGLDDTVLADPAGLDARSVSSASDLTRMALMAVGDPVVLSTIQLESVRIPGIGVAPNTNRILGEHDIDGGKTGTLKVWGRNLFVTAIREVDGEARRVVGIVMGTIAADETDAAMIALLESVWPNFASRTIVEAGTVVAEYRAPWGATTRAVATGPLDAHVFADDAPDWSATVEPIEPGAVPQAVGEVSLERGDEAVPVRTASLLTPPDAWWRLTNAPLVLGWYFD, from the coding sequence GTGAGCTCGCGCGCTCCCGCGACGGCCAGGCGCACGCATCCGCTCGTCGTGCTGCTGCGATCGCTCCTCGTCATCGCGCTCGTCGCTGCCGTCGCGCTCGCTGCCGCCGTGCTCGTGGCGCCGGCCCCGGCGATCGCGGGCGAGCCCGTGGAGGCCCCTGCCGCCGAGCTGCCCGCCGCGCAGGTCGAGTGGCCGGAGTCGGCGCGCGCCGCCGGCTACGGCGTCGTGGGCATCGACGGCGGCGCCGACGTCTGGCAGGCGTGGGGGAGCGAGGAGGCGCACCCGATGGCGAGCGTCGCGAAGCTCGTCACGGTGCTCATCGTGCTCGACGCGCACCCCATCGAGGGCGACTCGCGCGGCGCGCTCATCACGCTCGATCGCGACGACGTCGACGCGCAGGCGAGGGCGGTGCGCGAGAACGCGCCCATCGCGCCCGTCTTCGACGGCATGCAGGTCACGCAGCGCGACCTCATCGAGTGGTCGCTCGTCGACTCGGCCGGCAACGCCATCTGGTCGCTCGCGAGCTGGGCGTTCGGCGGCATGGACGGCTTCGCCGCTGCCGCCGCGGCGTGGACCGACCGGCACGGGCTCGACGACACGGTGCTCGCCGATCCGGCCGGGCTCGACGCCCGCTCCGTCTCGAGCGCGAGCGACCTCACGCGCATGGCGCTCATGGCCGTCGGCGACCCCGTCGTGCTCTCCACCATCCAGCTCGAGTCGGTGCGCATCCCCGGCATCGGCGTCGCCCCGAACACCAACCGCATCCTCGGCGAGCACGACATCGACGGCGGCAAGACCGGCACGCTCAAGGTGTGGGGGAGGAACCTCTTCGTCACGGCCATCCGGGAGGTCGACGGCGAGGCGCGCCGCGTCGTCGGGATCGTCATGGGCACGATCGCCGCCGACGAGACCGACGCGGCGATGATCGCGCTGCTCGAGAGCGTCTGGCCGAACTTCGCCTCCCGCACGATCGTCGAGGCCGGCACCGTCGTCGCCGAGTACCGGGCGCCCTGGGGAGCGACGACCCGGGCGGTCGCGACCGGCCCGCTCGACGCGCACGTCTTCGCCGACGACGCCCCGGACTGGAGCGCGACCGTGGAGCCGATCGAGCCGGGCGCTGTGCCGCAGGCGGTCGGCGAGGTGTCGCTCGAGCGCGGGGACGAAGCGGTGCCCGTGCGCACCGCGAGCCTGCTGACGCCCCCGGATGCGTGGTGGCGCCTCACGAACGCCCCGCTCGTGCTCGGCTGGTACTTCGACTAG
- a CDS encoding PspC domain-containing protein encodes MASIFDSIRRAGFRRGPQRILAGICGGIAAKTHVNVWIVRLVTLLLFALPVIGWGLYAVVWVLTPNHRGSIPLERWLGRG; translated from the coding sequence ATGGCCTCCATCTTCGACTCCATCCGCCGGGCCGGCTTCCGCCGCGGCCCGCAGCGGATCCTCGCCGGCATCTGCGGCGGCATCGCCGCGAAGACGCACGTCAACGTGTGGATCGTGCGCCTCGTCACGCTGCTGCTGTTCGCGCTGCCGGTCATCGGCTGGGGCCTCTACGCGGTCGTGTGGGTGCTGACGCCGAACCACCGCGGCTCGATCCCGCTCGAGCGCTGGCTCGGGCGGGGCTGA
- a CDS encoding tRNA (adenine-N1)-methyltransferase, with amino-acid sequence MGRTGPFQWGDVVQLTGPKQRLNTIVLTEGKQFHTQHGALAHESFIGLDDGSLVHVGEAPYLAIRPLLHDYVMSMPRGAAIIYPKDAAHILGFADIHPDLTVVEAGVGSGALSLWLLRALHGTGRLVSFERREEFREVAEANVAGFFGERPANWETVLGDLAEELPEHVGDGEADRVLLDMLAPWECVDATARALRPGGLVLAYVATVTQLSRTVEAIRADGRFTAPVSSETLVRGWHVEGLAVRPDHRMVAHTGFLMTARRVADGVELPSFRRRAAKADFAEADIEAWTPGALGDRTPSDKRMRRAVRDAKRQAEAILGDGEAGSDAAPPLD; translated from the coding sequence ATGGGCAGGACCGGCCCCTTCCAGTGGGGCGACGTCGTGCAGCTGACCGGCCCGAAGCAGCGCCTCAACACGATCGTGCTCACCGAGGGCAAGCAGTTCCACACGCAGCACGGCGCGCTCGCGCACGAGTCCTTCATCGGGCTCGACGACGGCTCGCTCGTGCACGTCGGTGAGGCGCCGTACCTCGCGATCCGCCCCCTCCTGCACGACTACGTCATGTCGATGCCCCGCGGCGCCGCGATCATCTACCCGAAGGATGCGGCCCACATCCTCGGCTTCGCCGACATCCACCCCGACCTCACGGTCGTGGAGGCGGGCGTCGGCTCCGGCGCGCTCTCGCTCTGGCTGCTGCGCGCCCTCCACGGCACCGGCAGGCTCGTCTCGTTCGAGCGGCGCGAGGAGTTCCGCGAGGTCGCCGAGGCGAACGTCGCCGGCTTCTTCGGCGAGCGACCCGCGAACTGGGAGACGGTGCTCGGCGACCTCGCCGAGGAGCTGCCCGAGCACGTCGGCGACGGCGAGGCCGACCGCGTGCTGCTCGACATGCTCGCGCCGTGGGAGTGCGTCGACGCGACCGCTCGCGCCCTCCGCCCCGGCGGCCTCGTGCTCGCCTACGTCGCGACCGTGACGCAGCTCTCGCGCACCGTCGAGGCGATCCGTGCCGACGGCCGCTTCACGGCACCCGTCTCTTCCGAGACGCTCGTGCGCGGCTGGCACGTCGAGGGCCTCGCCGTGCGGCCCGACCACCGCATGGTCGCGCACACCGGCTTCCTGATGACGGCACGACGCGTCGCGGACGGCGTCGAGCTGCCCTCGTTCCGCCGCCGGGCTGCGAAGGCCGACTTCGCCGAGGCCGACATCGAGGCGTGGACGCCGGGCGCGCTCGGCGACCGCACGCCGAGCGACAAGCGGATGCGCCGCGCGGTCCGCGACGCGAAGCGCCAGGCCGAGGCGATCCTCGGCGACGGCGAGGCGGGGTCGGACGCCGCCCCGCCGCTAGACTGA
- a CDS encoding SGNH/GDSL hydrolase family protein: protein MQHPGLEHPFTRYVALGDSFTEGVGDEEPNLPNGVRGWADRVAEELARSRPDFEYANLAIRGRLLQQIVDEQLEPAIALQPDLVTISAGGNDLIRPGGDPDALAARLDEVVGRLRATGAEVVLFNGPDIAMTPVLRAIRGKVGIYNANLHGVAAKHGAAIADMWSARQLQQPQMWAADRLHFSALGHHAIAIIVLDALGVQHALEPMAPEPLPVRTWQRMRRDDLQWAREHLAPWVLRRLRGQSSGDTISPKRPTAEPVLPPRGDESARD, encoded by the coding sequence ATGCAGCACCCAGGCCTCGAGCACCCGTTCACCCGCTACGTCGCGCTCGGCGACAGCTTCACCGAAGGAGTGGGCGACGAGGAGCCGAACCTGCCGAACGGCGTGCGCGGGTGGGCCGACCGGGTCGCGGAGGAGCTCGCGCGCTCGCGGCCCGACTTCGAGTACGCGAACCTCGCGATCCGGGGCCGGCTGCTGCAGCAGATCGTCGACGAGCAGCTCGAGCCGGCGATCGCGCTGCAGCCCGACCTCGTGACGATCTCGGCGGGCGGCAACGACCTCATCCGGCCCGGCGGCGACCCCGACGCGCTCGCCGCGAGGCTCGACGAGGTCGTCGGCCGGCTCCGCGCGACGGGCGCCGAAGTCGTGCTCTTCAACGGTCCCGACATCGCGATGACGCCGGTGCTGCGCGCGATCCGGGGGAAGGTCGGCATCTACAACGCCAACCTGCACGGCGTCGCGGCGAAGCACGGCGCGGCGATCGCCGACATGTGGTCGGCGAGGCAGCTGCAGCAGCCGCAGATGTGGGCCGCCGACCGGCTGCACTTCTCGGCCCTCGGCCACCACGCCATCGCGATCATCGTGCTCGACGCGCTCGGCGTGCAGCACGCGCTCGAGCCCATGGCACCCGAGCCGCTGCCCGTGCGCACGTGGCAGCGCATGCGGCGCGACGACCTGCAGTGGGCGCGCGAGCACCTCGCGCCGTGGGTGCTGCGGCGGCTGCGCGGCCAGTCCTCGGGCGACACCATCTCGCCCAAGCGCCCGACCGCGGAGCCGGTGCTGCCCCCTCGCGGCGACGAGAGCGCTCGCGACTAG
- a CDS encoding RNA methyltransferase: MQIVTIDSLADPRLEDFVGLTDVALRRRTEPERGLYIAESQTVLERALRAGHEPRSVLVAPRWLPDVERLVGGLDVPVFVGDEGVLEQITGFHLHRGALASMHRPVLPDASALLERARRVVVLDGLVDHTNVGAAFRSVAGIGGDAVLVTSTCADPLYRRSVRVSMGTVLQVPWTRIDSLEAAIPVFHGAGFEVVAMALRDDAVDLDEYAAAPADRVALVFGSEGPGLTARAIAAADRVVRIPMHHGVDSLNVAASAAVAMWALR; encoded by the coding sequence ATGCAGATCGTGACGATCGACTCGCTCGCCGACCCTCGGCTCGAGGACTTCGTCGGTCTCACCGACGTCGCGCTGCGCCGTCGCACCGAGCCCGAGCGCGGCCTCTACATCGCCGAGTCGCAGACGGTGCTCGAGCGCGCGCTCCGCGCGGGCCACGAGCCGCGCTCGGTGCTCGTCGCGCCGCGCTGGCTGCCCGACGTCGAGCGGCTCGTCGGCGGCCTCGACGTGCCGGTCTTCGTCGGCGACGAGGGCGTGCTCGAGCAGATCACGGGCTTCCACCTCCACCGCGGGGCGCTCGCCTCGATGCACCGACCGGTGCTCCCGGATGCGTCGGCGCTGCTCGAGCGCGCTCGTCGCGTCGTCGTGCTCGACGGACTCGTCGACCACACGAACGTCGGCGCCGCCTTCCGCTCGGTCGCGGGCATCGGCGGCGACGCCGTGCTCGTCACGTCGACGTGCGCCGACCCGCTCTACCGGCGGAGCGTGCGCGTCTCGATGGGCACCGTGCTGCAGGTGCCGTGGACGCGCATCGACTCGCTCGAGGCGGCCATCCCCGTCTTCCACGGCGCGGGCTTCGAGGTCGTCGCCATGGCGCTGCGCGACGACGCCGTCGACCTCGACGAGTACGCGGCGGCGCCCGCGGACCGCGTCGCCCTCGTGTTCGGCTCGGAGGGACCGGGCCTGACGGCGCGCGCGATCGCCGCCGCCGACCGGGTCGTGCGCATCCCCATGCACCACGGCGTCGACTCGCTCAACGTCGCCGCGTCGGCCGCTGTCGCGATGTGGGCGCTGCGGTGA
- a CDS encoding HAD family phosphatase produces the protein MTPPPSRPIGAVLFDLDGTLVDTEPAWMAAESRLAQEHGVEWTAADAEALVGSDLWDGARYFIERGVPMGEQEIVDRLVGEVLAWMDDVLPARPGALELLGALRDEQVPVALVTMSTRSIVDRVEAAFARSLGGPPFDATVAGDECERGKPDPEPYRLGLELLGVAAEDAVAIEDSRTGAASALAAGLVTIGVPHAVDLHGVPGLVHWPSLAGRTPADLAAAIAEARA, from the coding sequence GTGACCCCACCCCCCTCGCGACCGATCGGTGCTGTGCTGTTCGACCTCGACGGGACCCTCGTCGACACCGAGCCCGCGTGGATGGCGGCCGAGTCGAGGCTCGCCCAGGAGCACGGCGTCGAGTGGACGGCCGCCGACGCGGAGGCGCTCGTCGGCTCCGACCTCTGGGACGGGGCTCGCTACTTCATCGAGCGCGGCGTGCCGATGGGGGAGCAGGAGATCGTCGACCGGCTCGTGGGCGAGGTGCTCGCGTGGATGGACGACGTCCTGCCCGCCCGACCGGGTGCCCTCGAGCTGCTGGGCGCGCTCCGCGACGAGCAGGTGCCCGTCGCGCTCGTGACGATGTCGACGCGCTCGATCGTCGACCGCGTCGAGGCGGCGTTCGCGCGCTCGCTCGGCGGCCCGCCGTTCGACGCCACCGTCGCGGGCGACGAGTGCGAGCGCGGCAAGCCCGACCCCGAGCCCTACCGCCTCGGGCTCGAGCTGCTCGGCGTCGCCGCCGAGGACGCCGTCGCGATCGAGGACTCGCGCACCGGCGCGGCGAGCGCCCTCGCTGCCGGTCTCGTCACGATCGGCGTGCCGCACGCGGTCGACCTGCACGGCGTGCCCGGGCTCGTGCACTGGCCCTCGCTCGCCGGGCGCACGCCCGCCGACCTCGCCGCCGCGATCGCCGAGGCCCGCGCGTGA
- the dinB gene encoding DNA polymerase IV — MSKQDGSNRLVSGPDVDDSTATILHVDLDAFFASASLLARPDLVGLPVVIGHDSTRSVVTAATYEARKYGVHSAMPMGRALRLCPNAIVLEPDFHLYSRLSKHVMGILDDVSPDVERLGIDEAFVGIAGLRRLSGGANRIGPGLRQRIRAETGLVASVGAASTKHVAKLASGRAKPDGLLVVPDERVLDFLHPQPASAIWGVGPKQQERLARYGLHTVGDVARTSLERLEAWFGEATGRHLHELSWGRDPREVRERGHEKTFGHNHTFSHDVVDRTELQGEILRLATGVGRRLRDAGVQARTVTLTVRFHDFRTITRSRTLPEATDVTRVLVETAWSLLDALGELPPVRLLGVRASSVQDAADHGLLWDDTETWGSAERAMDAVHDRFGAAAVAPASMLRRERKRDDTGPSGGD, encoded by the coding sequence GTGAGCAAGCAGGATGGGTCGAACCGGCTCGTCTCGGGCCCCGACGTCGACGACTCGACCGCGACGATCCTGCACGTCGACCTCGACGCGTTCTTCGCCTCGGCGTCGCTGCTCGCGAGGCCCGACCTCGTCGGGCTCCCGGTCGTGATCGGCCACGACTCGACGCGCTCGGTCGTCACCGCCGCGACCTACGAGGCCCGCAAGTACGGCGTGCACTCCGCGATGCCGATGGGGCGGGCGCTGCGGCTGTGCCCGAACGCGATCGTGCTCGAGCCCGACTTCCACCTCTACTCGCGCCTCTCGAAGCACGTGATGGGCATCCTCGACGACGTCTCGCCCGACGTCGAGCGGCTCGGCATCGACGAGGCCTTCGTCGGCATCGCGGGCTTGCGTCGCCTCTCCGGCGGCGCGAACCGCATCGGACCGGGGCTCCGGCAGCGCATCCGGGCCGAGACGGGTCTCGTCGCCTCCGTCGGCGCGGCGAGCACGAAGCACGTCGCGAAGCTCGCCTCCGGTCGTGCGAAGCCCGACGGGCTGCTCGTCGTGCCCGACGAGCGCGTGCTCGACTTCCTCCACCCGCAGCCCGCGAGCGCCATCTGGGGCGTGGGGCCGAAGCAGCAGGAGCGCCTCGCGCGCTACGGGCTCCACACCGTCGGCGACGTCGCCCGCACGTCCCTCGAGCGGCTCGAGGCGTGGTTCGGCGAAGCGACCGGCCGCCACCTGCACGAGCTCTCGTGGGGGCGGGATCCGCGCGAGGTGCGCGAGCGAGGTCACGAGAAGACCTTCGGCCACAACCACACGTTCTCGCACGACGTCGTCGATCGCACGGAGCTCCAGGGCGAGATCCTGCGGCTCGCGACGGGCGTCGGTCGGCGCCTCCGCGACGCGGGCGTGCAGGCGCGCACCGTGACGCTCACCGTGCGGTTCCACGACTTCCGCACCATCACGCGCTCGCGCACGCTGCCGGAGGCGACCGACGTCACGCGCGTGCTCGTCGAGACGGCGTGGTCGCTCCTCGACGCGCTCGGCGAGCTCCCGCCCGTGCGGCTCCTCGGCGTGCGAGCGAGCTCGGTGCAGGACGCCGCCGATCACGGGCTGCTGTGGGACGACACCGAGACCTGGGGGAGCGCGGAACGGGCGATGGACGCCGTGCACGACCGCTTCGGCGCCGCGGCGGTCGCGCCGGCGAGCATGCTGCGGCGCGAGCGGAAGCGCGACGACACGGGCCCCTCCGGCGGTGACTGA
- a CDS encoding PAC2 family protein produces the protein MARGPIEGRIMVVAFEGWTDAGDAASTAVRRLVEACELEAFDEIEPDEYVDFAMHRPVVRTLDDGTRALQWPSSVAYAPTRPSARKALAADAGLDVSSGNEGEVFALVGAEPSRNWAAYAAEFLEIARGCEVEAIVFVGAMLADVPHTRPIATSVSSDSRELQARLGVLQSEYEGPTGIMTVLSLAAQDAGIQTASLWASVPHYVHNAPAPKAVIALLDRLSEMIDVTIPLGDLIEQSGEWERGIDEITERDDDMRAYIGKLEEQRDAVESPEASGEAIAHEFERFLRDENRRPRPDPQGDGDRPDDAPPV, from the coding sequence GTGGCACGAGGACCCATCGAGGGACGCATCATGGTCGTCGCCTTCGAGGGCTGGACCGACGCAGGCGATGCGGCGAGCACCGCGGTGCGGCGGCTCGTCGAGGCGTGCGAGCTCGAGGCCTTCGACGAGATCGAGCCCGACGAGTACGTCGACTTCGCGATGCACCGACCGGTCGTGCGCACGCTCGACGACGGCACGCGCGCGCTGCAGTGGCCCTCGAGCGTCGCCTACGCGCCGACGCGGCCCTCGGCGCGGAAGGCGCTCGCCGCCGACGCCGGCCTCGACGTCTCGAGCGGCAACGAGGGCGAGGTGTTCGCGCTCGTCGGCGCCGAGCCGAGCCGCAACTGGGCCGCCTACGCGGCGGAGTTCCTCGAGATCGCCCGCGGCTGCGAGGTCGAGGCGATCGTCTTCGTCGGCGCGATGCTCGCCGACGTGCCGCACACGCGTCCGATCGCGACCTCCGTATCGAGCGACAGCCGCGAGCTCCAAGCGCGCCTCGGCGTGCTGCAGAGCGAGTACGAAGGGCCGACGGGCATCATGACGGTGCTCTCCCTCGCCGCGCAGGACGCCGGCATCCAGACCGCCTCGCTCTGGGCATCCGTGCCCCACTACGTGCACAACGCACCGGCGCCCAAGGCGGTCATCGCGCTGCTCGACCGGCTCTCGGAGATGATCGACGTCACGATCCCGCTCGGCGACCTCATCGAGCAGTCGGGCGAGTGGGAGCGCGGCATCGACGAGATCACCGAGCGCGACGACGACATGCGCGCCTACATCGGCAAGCTCGAGGAGCAGCGCGACGCGGTCGAGAGCCCCGAGGCCTCCGGTGAGGCGATCGCGCACGAGTTCGAGCGCTTCCTGCGCGACGAGAACCGCCGACCGCGGCCCGACCCGCAGGGCGACGGCGACCGGCCGGACGACGCGCCGCCGGTCTGA
- a CDS encoding M20/M25/M40 family metallo-hydrolase codes for MTDGLSRTVQLARDLIRIDTQNWGGGRSSGEADAAAYVSAVLASMGVESETFESAPGRASVVARIDGEDPSLPRLVVHGHLDVVPADASEWSVDPFAGEIRDGLLWGRGAVDMKQMDAMILAALERILASGGRPRRGLVVAFFADEEAGGAYGAQWLVRNHPELFEGATEAISEVGGYSIEVGGRRAYLLQTGEKALQWILLRARGTAAHGSQHMRDNAVTKLAAAVAAVGAHEFPVELTATTRELIARIAALLGVDDDDPDAVAERTGTVSRFLRSSLRHTANPTMLEAGYKHNVIPSVAEARIDVRPLPGREREAIDAIRALVGEDIELELVHGDIGIEHPFGGGLVDAMAASLGRFDPEAPVLPYMLSGGTDNKSLAELGIAGYGFAPLRLTPDLDFAAMFHGVDERVPLDALDFGTDVLEDLLLTY; via the coding sequence GTGACCGATGGCCTCTCCCGCACCGTGCAGCTCGCCCGAGACCTCATCCGCATCGACACGCAGAACTGGGGCGGCGGTCGGTCCTCCGGTGAAGCGGATGCCGCGGCCTACGTGAGCGCGGTACTCGCGTCGATGGGCGTCGAGAGCGAGACCTTCGAGTCGGCGCCGGGCCGCGCGAGCGTCGTCGCGCGCATCGACGGCGAGGACCCGAGCCTCCCGCGGCTCGTCGTGCACGGCCACCTCGACGTCGTGCCCGCGGACGCGAGCGAGTGGAGCGTCGACCCCTTCGCCGGCGAGATCCGCGACGGCTTGCTGTGGGGCCGCGGCGCCGTCGACATGAAGCAGATGGACGCCATGATCCTCGCCGCGCTCGAGCGCATCCTCGCGAGCGGCGGGCGCCCGCGGCGCGGCCTGGTCGTCGCCTTCTTCGCCGACGAGGAGGCGGGCGGCGCCTACGGCGCCCAGTGGCTCGTGCGCAACCACCCGGAGCTCTTCGAGGGCGCGACGGAGGCGATCAGCGAGGTCGGCGGCTACTCGATCGAGGTCGGCGGCCGCCGCGCCTACCTCCTGCAGACGGGCGAGAAGGCGCTGCAGTGGATCCTGCTGCGCGCTCGCGGCACCGCCGCGCACGGCTCGCAGCACATGCGCGACAACGCGGTGACGAAGCTCGCCGCCGCGGTCGCCGCGGTCGGCGCGCACGAGTTCCCCGTCGAGCTCACCGCCACGACGCGCGAGCTCATCGCGCGCATCGCGGCGCTCCTCGGCGTGGACGACGACGATCCCGACGCGGTCGCCGAGCGCACCGGCACGGTCTCGCGCTTCCTGCGCTCGAGCCTCCGCCACACGGCGAACCCGACGATGCTCGAGGCCGGCTACAAGCACAACGTCATCCCCTCGGTCGCTGAGGCGCGCATCGACGTGCGCCCGCTGCCGGGCCGCGAGCGGGAGGCGATCGACGCCATCCGCGCGCTCGTGGGCGAGGACATCGAGCTCGAGCTCGTGCACGGCGACATCGGCATCGAGCATCCCTTCGGCGGCGGGCTCGTCGACGCGATGGCCGCCTCGCTCGGCCGCTTCGACCCCGAGGCGCCGGTGCTGCCGTACATGCTCTCGGGCGGCACCGACAACAAGTCGCTCGCCGAGCTCGGCATCGCCGGCTACGGCTTCGCGCCGCTGCGGCTCACGCCCGATCTCGACTTCGCCGCGATGTTCCACGGCGTCGACGAGCGGGTGCCGCTCGACGCCCTCGACTTCGGCACCGACGTGCTCGAAGACCTGCTGCTGACGTACTGA
- a CDS encoding cysteine--1-D-myo-inosityl 2-amino-2-deoxy-alpha-D-glucopyranoside ligase, translating to MRSWQRPAVPSLVELGHGPGERPSVHDVRRDGRALVPAAAEGDRPTASMYTCGITPYDATHLGHAFTYLAFDTLTRVWLDAGIEVRTAMNSTDVDDPLLERAARDGVDWRELAEAQQQLFREDMAALRVLPPDSWVAVTERIDPIAEAVQRMLDTGDAYTLPADGVPGVDVLFDSSRSRQFPMGAGSRTDEAEMLELTREFGGDPDRPGKRSPLDPLLWRAERPGEPAWDSPLGRGRPGWHVECTVIAMAELGAPFTVAAGGRDLRFPHQEMQGHHALALGADLFSEVRLGAGLVAFEGEKMSKSRGNLVLVSRLREQGARPAAIRLALLDHHWRADWEWMPGELEAAEARLDRWLEWAATPADDPSRDDSVVPWLRVTLQDDLNTPAALQAVDAFALRAPADDGSLAAIDALLGIDLRSVERR from the coding sequence ATGCGCTCCTGGCAGCGTCCCGCGGTGCCCTCGCTCGTCGAGCTCGGCCACGGCCCGGGGGAGCGCCCGAGCGTGCACGACGTCCGCCGCGACGGCCGGGCGCTCGTGCCCGCCGCGGCCGAGGGCGACCGGCCCACCGCATCCATGTACACGTGCGGCATCACGCCCTACGACGCGACGCACCTCGGGCACGCCTTCACGTACCTCGCCTTCGACACCCTCACGCGCGTGTGGCTCGACGCCGGGATCGAGGTGCGCACGGCGATGAACTCGACCGACGTCGACGACCCGCTGCTCGAGCGCGCGGCGCGCGACGGGGTCGACTGGCGCGAGCTGGCCGAGGCGCAGCAGCAGCTCTTCCGCGAGGACATGGCGGCGCTGCGCGTGCTGCCGCCCGACTCGTGGGTCGCCGTCACCGAGCGCATCGACCCGATCGCCGAGGCGGTGCAGCGGATGCTCGACACCGGCGACGCCTACACGCTCCCGGCCGATGGCGTCCCGGGCGTCGACGTGCTGTTCGACTCGAGCCGCTCGCGGCAGTTCCCCATGGGCGCGGGCAGCCGCACCGACGAGGCCGAGATGCTCGAGCTCACGCGCGAGTTCGGCGGCGACCCCGACCGGCCGGGCAAGCGCTCGCCGCTCGACCCGCTGCTGTGGCGCGCCGAGCGACCGGGGGAGCCCGCGTGGGACTCGCCGCTCGGCCGCGGCAGGCCCGGCTGGCACGTCGAGTGCACCGTCATCGCGATGGCAGAGCTCGGCGCGCCCTTCACGGTCGCGGCGGGCGGCCGCGACCTGCGCTTCCCGCACCAGGAGATGCAGGGCCACCACGCGCTCGCGCTCGGCGCCGACCTGTTCAGCGAGGTGCGCCTGGGCGCGGGCCTCGTCGCGTTCGAGGGCGAGAAGATGTCGAAGTCGCGGGGCAACCTCGTGCTCGTGTCGCGGCTGCGCGAGCAGGGCGCGCGGCCCGCCGCGATCCGGCTCGCGCTGCTCGACCACCACTGGCGCGCCGACTGGGAGTGGATGCCTGGCGAGCTCGAGGCCGCGGAGGCCCGGCTCGACCGGTGGCTCGAGTGGGCGGCGACGCCCGCCGACGACCCCTCGCGCGACGACAGCGTCGTGCCGTGGCTGCGCGTGACGCTGCAGGACGACCTCAACACGCCCGCGGCGCTGCAGGCGGTCGACGCCTTCGCGCTGCGCGCGCCCGCCGACGACGGCAGCCTCGCCGCGATCGACGCGCTGCTCGGGATCGACCTCCGCTCGGTCGAGCGGCGCTAG